Proteins from one Arthrobacter sp. Soc17.1.1.1 genomic window:
- a CDS encoding amidohydrolase produces MGAALEQLHDELVQIRRDLHRNPELSYKEHRTTDVLVARLEQAGLSPQRLEGTGVFVDVGSGPLRLALRADIDALPIIEETGLPFESATTGVTHACGHDIHTTVMLGVALVLAGIHADEGLPGTVRIIFQPAEELMPGGALDVIAQGVLTGVPRILALHCDPRIDVGLVGTRIGAITSASDTIRVELSGRGGHTSRPHLTEDLVFALASIAVNVPAVLSRRIDVRSAVSVVWGQIHAGSAPNAIPAHGFMSGTLRCLEGEAWHSAGEMLDRAVREVAAPFGVDVRLEHIRGVPPVVNQEAETGLLEAAARAELGSHAVVLTPQSMGGEDFAWMTQEVPGAMMRLGTRTPGGETFDLHRGDYAPDERAIGCGVRVMAAAALQVVFGDDA; encoded by the coding sequence GTGGGAGCCGCCCTCGAGCAGCTCCACGACGAGCTGGTGCAGATCCGGCGCGACCTGCACCGCAACCCCGAACTGTCCTACAAGGAGCACCGCACCACGGATGTCCTCGTGGCCCGGCTCGAGCAGGCGGGGCTCTCCCCGCAGCGGCTCGAGGGGACGGGCGTGTTCGTCGACGTCGGCAGCGGACCGCTCCGGCTGGCGCTGCGCGCCGACATCGACGCGCTGCCGATCATCGAGGAGACGGGCCTTCCCTTCGAGTCCGCCACGACGGGCGTCACCCACGCGTGCGGGCACGACATCCACACCACCGTGATGCTCGGCGTCGCGCTCGTGCTCGCCGGGATCCACGCCGACGAGGGGCTGCCCGGCACGGTGAGGATCATCTTCCAGCCCGCGGAGGAGCTGATGCCCGGCGGTGCGCTCGACGTCATCGCGCAGGGCGTCCTCACCGGTGTCCCGCGGATCCTCGCGCTGCACTGCGACCCTCGGATCGACGTGGGCCTGGTGGGCACCCGCATCGGGGCCATCACCTCCGCGTCGGACACCATCCGCGTCGAGCTCAGCGGGCGCGGCGGCCACACCTCGCGCCCCCACCTGACCGAGGACCTCGTCTTCGCGCTCGCCTCCATCGCCGTGAACGTCCCGGCCGTCCTGTCGCGCCGGATCGACGTCCGCAGCGCCGTGTCCGTGGTGTGGGGCCAGATCCATGCCGGCTCCGCCCCCAACGCGATCCCCGCCCACGGGTTCATGTCCGGGACCCTCCGCTGCCTCGAGGGGGAGGCCTGGCACTCGGCCGGCGAGATGCTCGACCGCGCGGTGCGCGAGGTCGCGGCCCCGTTCGGCGTGGACGTCAGGCTCGAGCACATCCGCGGGGTGCCTCCCGTGGTGAACCAGGAGGCCGAGACCGGGCTCCTGGAGGCCGCCGCACGCGCGGAGCTCGGCTCGCACGCCGTCGTCCTGACGCCCCAGTCCATGGGCGGGGAGGACTTCGCCTGGATGACGCAGGAGGTGCCCGGCGCCATGATGAGGCTCGGCACGCGGACACCCGGCGGCGAGACGTTCGACCTGCACCGGGGCGACTACGCGCCGGACGAGCGGGCCATCGGCTGCGGCGTGCGCGTCATGGCCGCCGCCGCCCTCCAGGTCGTGTTCGGCGACGACGCCTGA
- a CDS encoding succinate dehydrogenase hydrophobic membrane anchor subunit yields MATPIIESPRSGRVAPGYTRTTSSRSNFEMVAWLFMRISGAILVVLIFVHLYVNLVAGDGISGIDFGFVAGKWASPFWQIWDLTMLWLAMLHGTNGIRVIINDYADKNSTRMWLKGVLYTATVVIVVLGTLVIFTFDPCPVIDGVAHAADYCPAP; encoded by the coding sequence ATGGCTACCCCAATCATCGAAAGCCCCCGCTCCGGACGCGTCGCCCCGGGCTACACCCGCACCACCAGCTCCCGCAGCAACTTCGAGATGGTCGCGTGGCTGTTCATGCGGATCTCGGGCGCCATCCTCGTGGTGCTGATCTTCGTCCACCTGTACGTCAACCTCGTCGCCGGTGACGGCATCAGCGGGATCGACTTCGGCTTCGTCGCCGGCAAGTGGGCCAGCCCCTTCTGGCAGATCTGGGACCTCACGATGCTGTGGCTCGCCATGCTGCACGGCACCAACGGCATCCGCGTGATCATCAACGACTACGCGGACAAGAACAGCACCCGCATGTGGCTCAAGGGCGTGCTGTACACGGCGACCGTCGTCATCGTGGTCCTCGGCACCCTCGTGATCTTCACCTTCGATCCCTGCCCCGTGATCGACGGCGTGGCCCACGCCGCGGACTACTGCCCCGCTCCGTAG
- the sdhA gene encoding succinate dehydrogenase flavoprotein subunit has translation MQVHKYDVVIVGAGGAGMRAAIESGQRAHTAVLTKLYPTRSHTGAAQGGMCAALANVEEDNWEWHTFDTVKGGDYLVDQDAAEVMAKEAIEAVLDLEKMGLPFNRTPEGRIDQRRFGGHTRDHGKAPVRRSCYAADRTGHMILQTLYQNCVKHNVEFYNEYYVLDLLMVDQEVTVDGETRIEKRVAGVVSYDLASGELHVFQAKSVVFASGGVGKVYKTTSNAHTLTGDGMGIAFRRGIPLEDMEFFQFHPTGLAGLGILLSEAARGEGAILRNSEGERFMERYAPTIKDLAPRDIVARSMANEVREGRGAGPNKDYVLLDLTHLEPAHIDAKLPDITEFARTYLGVEPYTEPVPVFPTAHYAMGGIPTNIKAEVLADNDTVVPGLYAAGEVACVSVHGSNRLGTNSLLDINVFGKRAGLAAAEYALTADFVEIPENPTLETEELLNRARSSEGGERVALIRKELQDIMDANVQVFRTEETLLEALRVIDTLEERYTRITVQDKGKRFNLDLLEAVELGFLLDMAKVMTAAALHRKESRGGHFREDYPERDDENFMTHSMAYKDPSATTTSGVRLETKPVIFTRYQPMERKY, from the coding sequence ATGCAGGTCCACAAGTACGACGTCGTCATCGTCGGCGCAGGTGGCGCAGGGATGCGCGCAGCCATCGAATCGGGCCAGCGTGCCCACACCGCCGTCCTGACGAAGCTCTACCCCACCCGCTCCCACACGGGTGCGGCGCAGGGCGGCATGTGCGCGGCACTCGCCAACGTCGAGGAGGACAACTGGGAGTGGCACACCTTCGACACCGTGAAGGGCGGCGACTACCTGGTCGACCAGGACGCCGCCGAGGTCATGGCGAAGGAGGCCATCGAGGCCGTCCTCGACCTCGAGAAGATGGGCCTGCCCTTCAACCGCACCCCGGAGGGCCGCATCGACCAGCGCCGGTTCGGCGGCCACACCCGTGACCACGGCAAGGCTCCCGTCCGCCGGTCCTGCTACGCGGCCGACCGCACCGGGCACATGATCCTCCAGACGCTCTACCAGAACTGCGTCAAGCACAACGTCGAGTTCTACAACGAGTACTACGTGCTCGACCTGCTGATGGTCGACCAGGAGGTGACGGTCGACGGCGAGACCCGCATCGAGAAGCGCGTGGCCGGCGTCGTCTCCTACGACCTCGCCTCGGGAGAGCTGCACGTCTTCCAGGCCAAGTCGGTCGTCTTCGCCTCCGGCGGCGTCGGCAAGGTCTACAAGACCACGTCGAACGCCCACACCCTGACCGGCGACGGCATGGGCATCGCGTTCCGCCGCGGCATCCCCCTCGAGGACATGGAGTTCTTCCAGTTCCACCCGACCGGCCTCGCCGGCCTCGGGATCCTCCTGTCCGAGGCGGCCCGCGGCGAGGGCGCCATCCTCCGCAACTCGGAGGGTGAGCGCTTCATGGAGCGCTACGCCCCGACCATCAAGGACCTCGCGCCGCGCGACATCGTCGCCCGGTCCATGGCCAACGAGGTGCGCGAGGGACGGGGAGCCGGCCCGAACAAGGACTACGTCCTCCTCGACCTCACGCACCTGGAGCCCGCGCACATCGACGCGAAGCTGCCCGACATCACCGAGTTCGCCCGCACCTACCTGGGTGTCGAGCCCTACACGGAGCCGGTGCCGGTCTTCCCCACGGCCCACTACGCCATGGGCGGCATCCCGACCAACATCAAGGCCGAGGTGCTGGCGGACAACGACACCGTGGTGCCGGGCCTGTACGCGGCCGGCGAGGTGGCCTGCGTATCGGTCCACGGCTCCAACCGCCTCGGGACCAACTCGCTGCTCGACATCAACGTCTTCGGCAAGCGCGCCGGCCTCGCCGCCGCGGAGTACGCACTCACCGCGGACTTCGTGGAGATCCCCGAGAACCCGACCCTCGAGACCGAGGAACTCCTCAACCGGGCACGCAGCTCCGAGGGCGGAGAGCGCGTGGCGCTGATCCGCAAGGAGCTGCAGGACATCATGGACGCCAACGTCCAGGTGTTCCGCACCGAGGAGACCCTCCTCGAGGCACTGCGTGTCATCGATACGCTGGAGGAGCGGTACACGCGCATCACGGTGCAGGACAAGGGCAAGCGGTTCAACCTGGACCTGCTCGAAGCCGTGGAGCTCGGGTTCCTCCTCGACATGGCGAAGGTCATGACCGCGGCGGCGCTGCACCGCAAGGAGTCCCGCGGCGGACACTTCCGCGAGGACTACCCCGAGCGTGACGACGAGAATTTCATGACCCATTCCATGGCCTACAAGGACCCCAGCGCCACTACCACCAGCGGCGTCCGCCTTGAGACCAAACCGGTTATCTTCACCCGATACCAGCCCATGGAGCGTAAGTACTGA
- a CDS encoding BMP family lipoprotein: protein MKNSLRKFSRGTGLSAAVLGVSALVLSGCGAPPAEDSSGGGAGTEASSDYLGCIVSDSGGFDDRSFNQSSYEGLKKAETDLGIKINQAESQAETDFGPNVDQMVQAGCNLTVTVGFLLADTTKAAAEANPDANFAIVDDNSITADNVKPIIYDTAQAAFLAGYTAAATSETGKVATYGGINIPTVTIFMDGFAEGVAYFNEETGGDVQLLGWDKESQNGTFVGNFEDAAAGKTNTQNFINEGADIIMPVAGPVGSGTLDAVIEANGAGKDVKAIWVDSDGYETAGKGEEFILTSVMKLMGDAVEDVISTDVEGNFDNTPYVGTLENGGVALAPFHDQEANVPADLQTKLDELKDQIIAGEITVDSAASPK from the coding sequence TTGAAGAACTCACTGCGCAAGTTTTCGCGCGGCACCGGCCTGTCCGCCGCCGTCCTCGGCGTATCGGCGCTCGTCCTCTCCGGCTGCGGTGCGCCGCCGGCCGAGGATTCGTCCGGCGGCGGCGCCGGCACCGAAGCCAGCTCCGACTACCTCGGCTGCATCGTCTCCGACTCGGGCGGATTCGACGACCGCTCCTTCAACCAGTCCAGCTACGAGGGACTGAAGAAGGCGGAGACGGACCTCGGCATCAAGATCAACCAGGCCGAGTCCCAGGCGGAGACCGACTTCGGCCCCAACGTCGACCAGATGGTCCAGGCCGGCTGCAACCTGACCGTCACCGTCGGCTTCCTGCTCGCCGACACCACGAAGGCCGCCGCCGAGGCGAACCCGGACGCGAACTTCGCGATCGTCGACGACAACTCGATCACGGCCGACAACGTCAAGCCGATCATCTACGACACGGCCCAGGCGGCGTTCCTCGCCGGCTACACGGCCGCGGCGACGAGCGAGACCGGCAAGGTCGCCACGTACGGCGGCATCAACATCCCCACCGTGACCATCTTCATGGACGGCTTCGCCGAGGGCGTCGCCTACTTCAACGAGGAGACGGGCGGCGACGTGCAGCTCCTCGGCTGGGACAAGGAGAGCCAGAACGGCACCTTCGTCGGCAACTTCGAGGACGCGGCCGCCGGCAAGACCAACACCCAGAACTTCATCAACGAGGGCGCCGACATCATCATGCCGGTCGCCGGCCCGGTGGGCTCCGGCACGCTCGACGCCGTCATCGAGGCCAACGGCGCCGGCAAGGACGTCAAGGCCATCTGGGTCGACTCCGACGGCTACGAGACCGCCGGCAAGGGCGAGGAGTTCATCCTCACCTCCGTCATGAAGCTCATGGGCGACGCCGTCGAGGACGTCATCAGCACGGACGTCGAGGGCAACTTCGACAACACCCCGTACGTGGGCACCCTCGAGAACGGTGGAGTGGCGCTCGCGCCGTTCCACGACCAGGAAGCCAACGTGCCGGCCGATCTGCAGACGAAGCTCGACGAGCTGAAGGACCAGATCATCGCGGGCGAGATCACGGTCGACTCGGCCGCCAGCCCCAAGTAG
- a CDS encoding ABC transporter ATP-binding protein gives MKLELIGITKRFGSLVANDSIDLVVEPGQVHSLLGENGAGKSTLMNVLYGLYDPTEGEIRVDDRPVTFKGPGDAMAAGIGMVHQHFMLVPVFTVAENVALGNEATKAGGMLNLQETRTRIRKISDQYGFDVDPDAVVEDLPVGVQQRVEIIKALVRDAEVLILDEPTAVLTPKETDELLGIMAQLKADGKSIVFISHKLREVKAVSDVITVVRRGKVVGTADPSAPTTELASLMVGRSVSLTLDKKPATLGEVTFKVRDLTVQATNGQRVVDGLSFDVAEGEILAVAGVQGNGQTELTEAIMGLQDHVTGSITLGGNELVGRSVKDIIRAGVGFVPEDRSVEGLVGTFSVAENLILNRYDDAPFAKGLSMSPSAIEKNADEKIAEYDVRTQSASAAAGTLSGGNQQKVVMAREFSRPLKLFIASQPTRGVDVGSIEFLHRRIVAERDGGTPVIIVSTELDEVLELADRIAVLYRGRLMGIVPGAVSRDVLGLMMAGMPADEALAQAHDVQGGNL, from the coding sequence GTGAAACTCGAACTGATCGGCATCACGAAGCGCTTCGGATCGCTCGTCGCCAACGACTCCATCGACCTCGTGGTGGAACCCGGACAGGTGCACAGCCTGCTCGGGGAGAACGGGGCCGGCAAGTCGACCCTCATGAACGTGCTGTACGGGCTCTACGACCCCACCGAGGGTGAGATCCGGGTCGACGACAGGCCCGTGACCTTCAAGGGCCCCGGGGACGCGATGGCCGCCGGGATCGGCATGGTGCACCAGCACTTCATGCTCGTGCCGGTCTTCACCGTCGCGGAGAACGTGGCCCTCGGCAACGAGGCCACGAAGGCCGGCGGCATGCTGAACCTGCAGGAGACGCGCACGCGGATCCGGAAGATCTCCGACCAATACGGGTTCGACGTCGATCCCGACGCCGTGGTCGAGGACCTCCCGGTCGGTGTCCAGCAGCGCGTCGAGATCATCAAGGCCCTCGTCCGCGACGCCGAGGTGCTGATCCTCGACGAGCCCACCGCCGTGCTGACGCCCAAGGAGACCGACGAGCTGCTCGGCATCATGGCGCAGCTGAAGGCGGACGGGAAGTCGATCGTGTTCATCTCGCACAAGCTGCGCGAGGTCAAGGCCGTCTCCGACGTCATCACCGTGGTCCGCCGCGGCAAGGTGGTCGGCACCGCCGACCCGAGCGCTCCCACCACGGAACTCGCGTCCCTCATGGTCGGTCGGTCCGTCAGCCTGACGCTCGACAAGAAGCCCGCCACGCTCGGCGAGGTGACCTTCAAGGTCCGGGACCTCACCGTGCAGGCCACGAACGGGCAGCGCGTGGTGGACGGCCTGAGCTTCGACGTCGCCGAGGGCGAGATCCTCGCCGTCGCCGGCGTGCAGGGCAACGGGCAGACCGAGCTCACCGAGGCCATCATGGGCCTGCAGGACCACGTCACGGGATCCATCACCCTCGGCGGCAACGAGCTCGTGGGCCGCAGCGTCAAGGACATCATCCGCGCCGGCGTCGGGTTCGTCCCCGAGGACCGCAGCGTCGAGGGCCTCGTGGGTACGTTCTCCGTGGCCGAGAACCTCATCCTCAACCGGTACGACGACGCCCCGTTCGCGAAGGGGCTGTCCATGTCGCCGTCGGCCATCGAGAAGAACGCCGACGAGAAGATCGCCGAGTACGACGTCCGCACGCAGTCGGCGTCCGCCGCGGCCGGCACCCTGTCCGGCGGCAACCAGCAGAAGGTCGTCATGGCCCGCGAGTTCTCGCGGCCGCTCAAACTGTTCATCGCCTCGCAGCCCACCCGCGGCGTCGACGTCGGGTCCATCGAGTTCCTGCACCGCCGCATCGTCGCCGAACGCGACGGCGGCACGCCCGTCATCATCGTCTCCACGGAGCTCGACGAGGTCCTGGAGCTCGCCGACCGCATCGCCGTGCTGTACCGCGGCCGCCTCATGGGGATCGTGCCCGGCGCGGTCTCGCGCGATGTCCTCGGCCTCATGATGGCCGGCATGCCCGCCGACGAAGCGCTGGCGCAGGCCCACGACGTTCAAGGAGGAAACCTGTGA
- a CDS encoding mannose-1-phosphate guanylyltransferase, which translates to MNTERAAAQTPDNVLDRFHGVIPAGGTGTRLWPLSRAAAPKFLHDLTGSGSTLIRATYDRLRPLCDGRTMVVTGIVHRRAVLAQLPEIEDMNLILESEPKDSGAAIGLAAAILHQRDPSIIMGSFAADQVIAPVEVFQAAVREAIHTAARGYIVTIGIKPTHASTGFGYIRAGESLAAEGAPSARAVIEFVEKPSQEVADGYIDSGNYSWNAGMFVAPVDLMLKHLSANEPELYAGLMEIAGAWDTPRRVEVARRVWPTLPKIAIDYAVAEPAAAAGDVAMIPGEFNWDDVGDFAAIGRLNPAEENSELTVMGEGARVFSENASGIVVSDTKRVIALIGIDDVVIVDTPDALLVTTKEHAQEVKKAVERLRASGDTDVL; encoded by the coding sequence ATGAATACCGAGAGGGCCGCTGCCCAGACCCCCGACAACGTGCTGGACCGCTTCCACGGCGTCATCCCCGCGGGAGGCACGGGCACGCGCCTGTGGCCCCTCTCCCGGGCGGCCGCGCCGAAGTTCCTGCACGACCTCACCGGTTCCGGCAGCACGCTGATCCGGGCGACCTACGACCGGCTCCGGCCCCTGTGCGACGGCCGCACCATGGTGGTCACGGGGATCGTGCACCGCCGGGCCGTCCTCGCGCAGCTGCCGGAGATCGAGGACATGAACCTCATCCTGGAGTCGGAGCCGAAGGACTCCGGTGCCGCGATCGGCCTCGCCGCCGCCATCCTGCACCAGCGCGACCCGAGCATCATCATGGGGTCCTTCGCCGCGGACCAGGTGATCGCGCCCGTGGAGGTCTTCCAGGCCGCCGTCCGGGAGGCCATCCACACGGCCGCCCGCGGGTACATCGTCACGATCGGCATCAAGCCGACCCACGCCTCCACCGGCTTCGGGTACATCCGCGCCGGCGAGTCCCTCGCGGCCGAGGGCGCCCCCAGCGCCCGCGCCGTCATCGAGTTCGTGGAGAAGCCGTCGCAGGAGGTCGCCGACGGCTACATCGACAGCGGCAACTACTCGTGGAACGCCGGCATGTTCGTGGCGCCGGTGGACCTCATGCTCAAGCACCTCTCCGCCAACGAGCCCGAGCTCTACGCGGGCCTGATGGAGATCGCCGGCGCCTGGGACACCCCCCGGCGGGTCGAGGTGGCCCGCCGCGTGTGGCCCACCCTCCCGAAGATCGCCATCGACTACGCCGTGGCCGAGCCCGCGGCCGCCGCGGGCGACGTCGCCATGATCCCGGGCGAGTTCAACTGGGACGACGTCGGGGACTTCGCCGCGATCGGCCGCCTGAACCCGGCGGAGGAGAACAGCGAACTGACGGTGATGGGGGAGGGCGCGCGCGTGTTCTCCGAGAACGCCTCGGGCATCGTCGTGTCCGACACCAAGCGCGTGATCGCACTGATCGGCATCGACGACGTCGTCATCGTCGACACCCCCGACGCCCTGCTCGTGACGACCAAGGAGCACGCCCAGGAGGTCAAGAAGGCCGTGGAGCGCCTGCGTGCCAGCGGTGACACCGACGTGCTGTAG
- a CDS encoding succinate dehydrogenase iron-sulfur subunit gives MSTETMEKEPASKVELAPGVGGGGEIPTFDITLKVRRYNPEVSDEAHWDEWKLTMYGTDRVLDALHKVKWEHDGSVSFRRSCAHGVCGSDAMRINGRNRLACKTLLKDLDTSKPILVEPIKGLPVEKDLIVDMEPFFQSYREIMPFLISKGHEPAKERLQSAEERERYDDTTKCILCAACTSSCPVFWTDGQYFGPAAIVNAHRFIFDSRDDAGDMRLEILNDKEGVWRCRTTFNCSEACPRGIQVTKAISEVKQAILTRKI, from the coding sequence ATGAGCACCGAAACGATGGAGAAGGAGCCGGCCTCCAAGGTCGAGCTCGCACCCGGTGTCGGCGGAGGCGGAGAGATCCCCACGTTCGACATCACCCTGAAGGTCCGCCGCTACAACCCGGAGGTCTCGGACGAGGCGCACTGGGACGAGTGGAAGCTGACCATGTACGGCACGGACCGCGTGCTGGACGCCCTGCACAAGGTCAAGTGGGAGCACGACGGCTCGGTGTCGTTCCGCCGCTCCTGCGCGCACGGCGTGTGCGGATCGGACGCCATGCGGATCAACGGCCGTAACCGGCTGGCCTGCAAGACCCTCCTGAAGGACCTCGACACGTCCAAGCCCATCCTGGTGGAGCCCATCAAGGGCCTGCCCGTGGAGAAGGACCTGATCGTGGACATGGAGCCGTTCTTCCAGTCCTACCGCGAGATCATGCCGTTCCTGATCAGCAAGGGCCACGAGCCCGCGAAGGAGCGCCTGCAGTCCGCCGAGGAGCGCGAGCGCTACGACGACACCACCAAGTGCATCCTGTGCGCGGCGTGCACGTCCTCGTGCCCCGTGTTCTGGACCGACGGCCAGTACTTCGGCCCCGCGGCGATCGTCAACGCGCACCGTTTCATCTTCGACTCACGCGACGACGCCGGGGACATGCGCCTCGAGATCCTGAACGACAAGGAGGGTGTGTGGCGCTGCCGCACCACCTTCAACTGCTCGGAGGCGTGCCCGCGCGGCATCCAGGTCACCAAGGCCATCTCCGAGGTCAAGCAGGCGATCCTGACCCGCAAGATCTGA
- a CDS encoding ABC transporter permease has protein sequence MTPQEERPAVPATGEGAPHPRREAKDAARQDEVRLENAVETAGGEVPPPAVPATAAGLGAGPGPDATLMQRIMTGNALVAFLSVVLSLVLGGLLIAVTDQNVARASSYFFSRPQDTLAAAWTAASSAYLALFQGSVLNFEGDTFTRVVYPLTQTLTVATPLICAGLGVALAFRAGLFNIGAQGQILIGATFAGWIGFTLHLPAGIHLLLVILAGMVGGAVWAGLVGLLKARTGAHEVILTIMFNYIATNLVLYFLSTPAFQRPGSTNPISPQLDATALYPPLLGPAFRLHWGFVVAVLATVFVWWLLNRSTVGFELRAVGANPSAARTAGVNVSKGYILAMAIAGALAGLAGVAQVSGTEKVLTSGVAASFGFDAITVALLGRSSPWGTFAAGILFGAFRAGGVAMQASTGTSIDIVLVVQSLIVLFIAAPPLVRALFRLPAPGASRAGKGGASTRTPASTGAAA, from the coding sequence GTGACCCCGCAGGAGGAACGGCCGGCAGTCCCGGCCACCGGCGAGGGTGCCCCGCACCCGCGCCGGGAAGCGAAAGACGCCGCCCGCCAGGACGAGGTGCGCCTCGAGAACGCCGTGGAGACCGCCGGAGGGGAGGTGCCGCCCCCGGCCGTGCCCGCGACGGCGGCCGGCCTCGGCGCCGGTCCCGGGCCGGACGCCACGCTGATGCAGCGCATCATGACGGGCAACGCGCTCGTCGCGTTCCTGTCCGTGGTGCTGTCCCTGGTCCTCGGCGGCCTGCTCATCGCGGTGACGGACCAGAACGTCGCCCGGGCGTCGTCGTACTTCTTCAGCCGCCCCCAGGACACCCTGGCCGCGGCGTGGACGGCCGCCTCGAGCGCGTACCTCGCCCTGTTCCAGGGCTCCGTGCTCAACTTCGAGGGGGACACCTTCACGCGGGTGGTCTACCCCCTGACGCAGACCCTGACCGTCGCGACGCCGCTCATCTGCGCCGGTCTCGGCGTGGCCCTCGCGTTCCGGGCGGGCCTGTTCAACATCGGCGCCCAGGGGCAGATCCTCATCGGCGCGACGTTCGCCGGCTGGATCGGCTTCACCCTGCACCTGCCGGCCGGGATCCACCTGCTGCTCGTGATCCTCGCCGGCATGGTCGGCGGCGCCGTCTGGGCCGGACTCGTGGGACTCCTCAAGGCCCGCACCGGCGCCCACGAGGTCATCCTCACCATCATGTTCAACTACATCGCGACGAACCTGGTGCTGTACTTCCTGAGCACCCCGGCGTTCCAGCGACCGGGGTCCACGAACCCCATCAGTCCCCAGCTCGACGCGACGGCGCTCTACCCGCCGCTGCTCGGACCGGCCTTCCGCCTCCACTGGGGCTTCGTGGTCGCCGTGCTCGCCACCGTCTTCGTCTGGTGGCTGCTGAACCGCTCGACCGTCGGCTTCGAACTCCGGGCCGTCGGCGCGAACCCGAGCGCCGCCCGCACGGCAGGCGTCAACGTCAGCAAGGGCTACATCCTGGCCATGGCCATCGCCGGAGCCCTCGCGGGCCTGGCCGGCGTGGCACAGGTGTCGGGCACCGAGAAGGTCCTGACCTCGGGCGTCGCCGCGAGCTTCGGCTTCGACGCGATCACCGTGGCGCTCCTCGGCCGCTCCTCGCCGTGGGGCACCTTCGCCGCCGGTATCCTCTTCGGGGCGTTCCGGGCCGGGGGAGTGGCCATGCAGGCCTCCACGGGCACCAGCATCGACATCGTCCTCGTGGTGCAGTCGCTCATCGTCCTCTTCATCGCAGCGCCGCCGCTCGTCCGCGCGCTGTTCCGCCTCCCCGCACCCGGAGCCTCCCGCGCCGGCAAGGGCGGCGCCTCGACCCGCACGCCAGCCTCGACCGGAGCAGCAGCATGA
- the sdhC gene encoding succinate dehydrogenase, cytochrome b556 subunit, producing the protein MPKTLTPAGTLYRGREGQWSWVAHRITGVVIFFFLLVHVLDTSLVRVSPEAYDAVIASYKNPIMGLGELGLVAAIVFHAFNGIRLILVDFWKKGPKYHRQMLWGVVGLWALVMIAFSIRHLSHVFGG; encoded by the coding sequence ATGCCGAAGACACTGACACCAGCAGGCACCCTTTACCGCGGCCGTGAGGGCCAATGGTCCTGGGTGGCTCACCGCATCACCGGGGTCGTGATTTTCTTCTTCCTCCTCGTGCACGTGCTGGACACGTCCCTCGTCCGCGTGTCGCCCGAAGCGTATGACGCCGTGATCGCCTCCTACAAGAACCCGATCATGGGCCTCGGTGAGCTCGGCCTCGTCGCGGCCATCGTGTTCCACGCCTTCAACGGCATCCGGCTGATCCTCGTGGACTTCTGGAAGAAGGGCCCCAAGTACCACCGGCAGATGCTCTGGGGCGTCGTGGGCCTCTGGGCGCTCGTCATGATCGCCTTCTCGATCCGCCATCTCTCGCACGTCTTCGGAGGTTAG